From Variimorphobacter saccharofermentans, one genomic window encodes:
- a CDS encoding LolA family protein: MKDNMNRISVYIDQLNKEEKPKEHDNGYSSNEMDDMAETVRRLRSLREPAFPEDDFKMRLIASLRSDQYTKASDDMHSDLQRSKHFKHKHKYIWFKRAVLFTAATAAAVLLFSYPNITSGRKETNIVYAMEQAMQKVKAYHGIVEVVVKNGLGETTLQSRREVWADEDGRYYVKELEGYSKGFITVNDTTREWQIRPEEKKLYVFDAFPDPYRFTFELDNEVKDVKNAVTVKKLKEENISGRETVVLEVIPDGGAAYQLWVDKKTELPLKKQSAMQNALQITIAYTEISFSDEIPDELLVYQIPEGYDVVMQNTEQPVSTIDEAADLLDFNPVLPKKVPYNYHLKGIAVMLETNTAKLYYSEEASNKTAVVLQRMIKEKFAPDSQAILGKVANNPAEILHNYQDATDVKSIRWQENGMEYTVFGNASLEELSVLVEGFSSGEVYIPDSSGNDVKRVPQIEVPIDLTVEENEQKSVDAGHSPWRLDPVFVAHVFSNILISPEGIVGDYPILYEDMVLIENNGVEAVIEVENEKSIARYVYLKKIVRQDETGIWTVVGYDPRE, from the coding sequence ATGAAAGACAATATGAATAGAATATCTGTATATATCGATCAATTAAATAAAGAAGAAAAACCGAAAGAGCATGATAATGGTTACTCTTCGAACGAAATGGATGACATGGCAGAAACGGTCAGGAGACTTAGAAGTTTACGGGAACCGGCTTTTCCGGAGGATGATTTTAAGATGAGATTGATTGCGTCGCTTCGATCCGATCAATATACGAAAGCCTCCGATGATATGCATTCAGATTTACAACGATCAAAGCATTTTAAACATAAGCATAAGTATATCTGGTTCAAACGCGCGGTACTATTTACAGCAGCTACTGCAGCTGCAGTACTTCTGTTTTCTTACCCTAACATAACTTCTGGAAGAAAGGAAACGAATATTGTATATGCAATGGAACAAGCAATGCAAAAGGTTAAAGCATATCATGGCATTGTAGAAGTAGTCGTGAAAAATGGACTTGGAGAAACAACGCTTCAATCACGAAGAGAGGTATGGGCTGATGAGGATGGAAGATATTATGTCAAAGAACTTGAGGGATATTCAAAAGGTTTTATCACAGTAAATGATACGACAAGGGAATGGCAGATCAGACCAGAGGAGAAGAAGCTGTATGTCTTCGATGCATTTCCGGATCCTTACCGTTTTACTTTTGAACTTGATAATGAGGTGAAGGATGTAAAAAACGCCGTCACTGTGAAGAAGTTGAAAGAAGAAAATATCTCAGGAAGAGAAACGGTTGTATTAGAGGTTATACCGGATGGTGGAGCCGCGTATCAGCTTTGGGTTGATAAAAAGACTGAGCTCCCGCTTAAGAAACAGTCAGCTATGCAGAATGCATTACAGATTACGATAGCCTACACGGAGATTTCATTTTCGGATGAGATTCCTGATGAGTTGCTGGTTTATCAGATTCCGGAGGGGTATGATGTGGTTATGCAGAACACAGAACAACCGGTATCTACTATAGACGAGGCAGCCGATTTATTAGATTTTAATCCCGTTCTTCCAAAGAAGGTACCATATAATTATCATTTGAAAGGAATAGCGGTTATGTTGGAAACCAATACGGCAAAGTTATATTATTCCGAAGAAGCGTCGAATAAAACCGCTGTTGTTCTCCAGAGAATGATCAAGGAAAAATTTGCACCTGACTCCCAGGCGATACTGGGAAAAGTAGCGAATAATCCAGCTGAGATCCTACACAATTATCAAGATGCCACTGATGTAAAATCCATTCGTTGGCAGGAGAACGGCATGGAGTATACCGTATTTGGTAATGCATCGCTGGAGGAGCTATCCGTATTAGTAGAAGGATTCTCAAGTGGTGAAGTATATATACCTGATTCATCAGGTAATGACGTAAAGAGAGTACCACAAATCGAAGTTCCTATTGATCTTACAGTAGAAGAAAATGAGCAAAAAAGTGTGGATGCAGGTCACTCTCCGTGGAGACTGGACCCAGTATTTGTAGCACATGTTTTTTCTAATATATTGATATCTCCTGAAGGAATCGTAGGTGACTATCCTATATTGTATGAGGATATGGTATTGATAGAGAACAATGGTGTAGAAGCAGTTATCGAAGTAGAGAATGAGAAGTCTATTGCACGATATGTTTATCTAAAGAAAATAGTAAGACAGGATGAAACGGGCATATGGACAGTGGTTGGATATGATCCCAGAGAGTAG
- a CDS encoding RNA polymerase sigma factor: MGFNQNDQSDFIDKLCSNTWNELYRFIYYKVQNREEAQDITQETYVRAISYLQRNNVKVSNNVAYLKAIALNIIRDHWRMKKRRGYYYNIEDVSPEQIAEEDFSDFIHERAIIEKAMKLLTEEQQQVLTLRIIEGYSVSETAERMKRKEGYVRVLQFRAIKALTKILKREDK, translated from the coding sequence ATGGGATTTAATCAAAACGATCAGTCAGATTTTATAGACAAACTGTGTTCAAATACGTGGAATGAATTGTATCGTTTTATATACTATAAGGTCCAAAATCGAGAAGAAGCACAGGACATTACACAGGAGACATACGTACGAGCCATCTCTTATCTTCAACGCAATAATGTAAAGGTGAGTAACAATGTAGCTTATCTTAAAGCAATTGCATTGAATATAATCAGAGACCATTGGAGAATGAAAAAACGTAGAGGATATTACTATAATATAGAAGATGTTTCGCCAGAACAAATAGCAGAAGAAGATTTTTCGGATTTCATTCATGAACGAGCAATAATCGAGAAAGCAATGAAACTGCTGACAGAGGAACAACAGCAGGTCCTAACTCTTCGAATTATTGAAGGATACTCTGTATCTGAGACTGCAGAACGAATGAAAAGAAAAGAAGGATACGTACGTGTGCTTCAATTCCGTGCGATAAAGGCTTTGACTAAAATACTGAAAAGGGAAGATAAGTGA
- a CDS encoding class I SAM-dependent methyltransferase produces MWIADEWKEYEVIDTSKGEKLERWGEYILVRPDPQVIWDTKKVHKGWKKPNAHYHRSSKGGGEWEFFDLPKQWKISYKELTFNLQPFSFKHTGLFPEQAVNWDWFSEKINSVKGRQIKVLNLFAYTGGATLAAAKAGAAVTHVDASKGMVTWAKENAVASGLADAPIRYIVDDCVKFVEREIRRDNKYDAIIMDPPSYGRGPKGEIWKIEDNIHPFIQLCTKVLSDDPLFFLLNSYTTGLQAGVLSYMLSVELKKKFGGQVIADEIGLPVKENGLVLPCGASGRWEK; encoded by the coding sequence ATGTGGATAGCAGATGAATGGAAGGAATATGAAGTGATTGATACCTCAAAGGGTGAGAAATTAGAGCGTTGGGGAGAATATATATTGGTAAGACCGGACCCTCAGGTGATCTGGGATACTAAGAAAGTGCATAAGGGCTGGAAGAAGCCAAATGCCCACTATCACAGGAGTTCAAAGGGTGGAGGTGAATGGGAATTCTTTGATTTGCCAAAGCAATGGAAGATATCCTATAAAGAACTCACCTTTAACTTACAACCCTTCAGTTTTAAGCATACTGGACTTTTTCCAGAGCAGGCAGTCAACTGGGATTGGTTCTCCGAGAAAATAAATAGCGTTAAAGGAAGACAAATAAAGGTATTAAATTTATTTGCATATACAGGTGGCGCAACACTGGCAGCAGCGAAAGCCGGAGCGGCCGTTACCCATGTGGATGCGTCCAAGGGTATGGTTACCTGGGCCAAGGAGAATGCTGTAGCATCAGGTCTGGCTGATGCGCCTATTCGTTATATTGTTGATGATTGCGTCAAATTCGTAGAAAGAGAGATCAGACGAGATAATAAATACGATGCAATTATTATGGATCCCCCCTCTTACGGAAGAGGACCGAAGGGGGAGATATGGAAAATAGAAGATAACATCCATCCGTTTATACAACTATGTACCAAAGTATTATCCGATGACCCGCTCTTTTTCTTATTGAACTCCTATACCACCGGACTTCAGGCAGGTGTTCTGTCCTATATGCTGTCTGTGGAATTGAAAAAGAAGTTTGGGGGGCAGGTAATTGCAGATGAGATTGGCCTACCCGTCAAGGAAAATGGATTAGTACTTCCCTGTGGTGCATCGGGTAGATGGGAAAAATAA
- a CDS encoding PspA/IM30 family protein — protein sequence MGILTRFKDIMSSNINALLDKAEDPEKMIDQCLRNLNSDLGKVKSETATIMAEEQRAKRVLDECNEEIAKMQSYAVKALEANNEADARKFLEQKASLSSKLPGLQEAYDLAHNNATHMREMHDKLVNDINELESRKDMIKGKLAVAKTQERINKMGSSVVSANDSISSFKKYEEMADKALDKANAMAELNRSSSEQSIEDLTKKYASDTTVDDELAALKASLGK from the coding sequence ATGGGTATTTTAACAAGATTTAAAGACATTATGTCAAGCAACATCAATGCCTTATTGGATAAGGCCGAGGATCCTGAGAAGATGATTGATCAGTGCCTTAGGAATTTAAATTCCGATCTCGGCAAGGTAAAGTCAGAAACTGCTACGATTATGGCTGAAGAACAGCGAGCCAAAAGAGTACTGGATGAATGCAATGAAGAGATCGCTAAGATGCAGTCTTACGCTGTAAAAGCTTTGGAGGCCAACAACGAAGCAGATGCTCGTAAGTTCTTAGAACAGAAGGCTTCTTTATCCTCTAAATTACCAGGTCTTCAGGAAGCATATGATCTTGCACATAACAATGCAACTCACATGAGAGAGATGCATGATAAACTGGTTAATGATATTAACGAACTGGAATCTCGTAAGGATATGATTAAAGGTAAGCTTGCAGTTGCTAAGACACAAGAGCGGATTAACAAAATGGGGTCTTCAGTAGTCAGTGCGAACGACTCTATATCCAGCTTTAAAAAATATGAGGAGATGGCTGACAAAGCATTGGATAAAGCAAACGCTATGGCGGAATTAAACCGTTCCTCCTCTGAGCAAAGCATAGAAGACTTAACTAAGAAGTATGCTTCTGATACAACTGTTGATGACGAATTAGCCGCTTTAAAAGCAAGCTTAGGTAAATAA
- a CDS encoding TFIIB-type zinc ribbon-containing protein, translating to MPTVVHYKCPNCGADMAFDSNTGMLRCASCGRTDNIGKATGNPDPSDDDSIKYEMDEEDILARDSGFENDYEDPSDTDEPSHHSTFQGDEATEYHCKNCGAVLITDAQTTATTCSFCGAGVVIGDRLTGSLAPAKVIPFSISKEQAQEAFKQWCKKGLLTPRDFMTADRIKNITGIYVPFWLYDVNGRGEAEATCTRVRTYTKGDWIYTETKYYHVYRKVDLNYSRIPCDASKKMDDNMMDKIEPFHYDNLKDFQMPYLAGYISEKYDFDDEQMLPRIKSRVSDYVDSYIRSTINGYNTVSFIRKDINVRKKRADYTLLPVWMVCYDYRQAEHIFAMNGQTGKIVGKPPLSKGKIAAWFAGISAGSFLIFRVLTMILGGGM from the coding sequence ATGCCAACGGTAGTACATTATAAATGCCCCAATTGTGGGGCTGATATGGCATTCGATAGTAATACCGGGATGCTGCGATGCGCCAGCTGTGGCCGGACGGACAATATTGGAAAAGCAACTGGGAACCCCGATCCCTCTGATGACGATAGCATTAAGTACGAAATGGATGAAGAAGACATCCTTGCTAGAGACTCCGGCTTTGAGAATGATTATGAGGATCCTTCTGATACGGATGAACCATCACATCATTCTACCTTTCAGGGTGATGAAGCTACGGAATATCATTGTAAGAACTGTGGAGCTGTTCTAATTACGGATGCTCAGACCACTGCCACTACCTGTAGCTTTTGCGGTGCTGGTGTTGTTATTGGGGATCGTCTGACTGGAAGTCTTGCTCCAGCAAAAGTAATCCCATTCTCAATAAGCAAGGAACAGGCGCAGGAAGCATTTAAACAATGGTGTAAAAAAGGACTTCTTACTCCCCGCGATTTTATGACTGCGGACCGCATTAAAAATATAACCGGTATATATGTACCGTTCTGGCTTTACGATGTAAACGGACGAGGTGAAGCAGAGGCTACTTGTACCCGGGTTCGAACCTATACAAAAGGCGATTGGATCTATACCGAAACAAAATACTATCATGTGTATCGCAAGGTTGACCTTAATTACTCTCGTATTCCCTGTGATGCCTCTAAGAAAATGGATGACAACATGATGGATAAAATAGAACCCTTCCATTATGATAATCTAAAGGATTTTCAGATGCCTTATCTTGCAGGGTACATATCTGAAAAATATGACTTTGATGATGAGCAGATGCTGCCTCGAATCAAATCAAGAGTAAGTGATTATGTTGATAGTTATATAAGGTCTACTATTAACGGCTATAACACTGTGTCCTTCATCAGAAAGGATATAAACGTTCGTAAAAAACGTGCCGATTATACTCTGCTACCCGTATGGATGGTATGTTATGATTATCGTCAGGCTGAACATATCTTTGCTATGAACGGACAGACTGGTAAAATCGTCGGAAAGCCACCTCTCAGTAAAGGAAAAATAGCTGCTTGGTTTGCTGGAATTTCTGCCGGAAGCTTTCTAATCTTCCGTGTATTGACTATGATATTAGGAGGTGGAATGTAA
- a CDS encoding TPM domain-containing protein: protein MRRIKLKNFSLMLFLILFIVSNIPTLHVSASTVFNQHIYDEADLLSTSERDKLEEMCIEYGEEAGIDILILTHDDRTAPYAETYIEDFEDQYPAGDRVYLLVDMYNRVVFIEGYGLAETYIHSKRIDQIIDDITPDLSDGNYYDAFVSYIEQSSAYMKDDSELNYDHDYNYAKPQSSNPNDAYYDETWPGDSSSSNDSILSNILVQLVVAMIIGAVVVAIMAYNSGGKMTAGSNTYMDPSQSGLIGRRDQYIRTQVTRVRKPQNNNSNGGKGGFSSGGFRGGVSSGGRSHSSGGGRF, encoded by the coding sequence ATGAGAAGAATTAAACTAAAAAACTTCAGTCTGATGCTTTTCCTAATCCTTTTTATCGTCTCAAATATACCGACTTTACATGTCAGTGCATCCACCGTATTTAATCAACACATCTATGATGAAGCAGATTTGTTATCCACAAGTGAACGTGATAAATTAGAAGAGATGTGTATAGAATATGGAGAAGAAGCTGGTATCGATATCCTTATACTTACTCATGATGACAGGACAGCTCCATATGCAGAAACCTATATTGAGGACTTTGAAGACCAGTATCCAGCGGGTGATCGTGTATATCTTCTCGTTGATATGTATAATCGAGTTGTGTTTATAGAAGGATACGGACTTGCAGAAACATATATTCATTCGAAACGAATTGACCAGATAATCGATGATATTACTCCAGACCTTTCAGATGGTAATTATTATGATGCCTTCGTCTCCTATATCGAGCAATCATCTGCTTATATGAAGGATGACTCCGAATTAAATTATGATCATGATTATAATTATGCAAAGCCACAATCCAGCAATCCAAATGATGCTTACTACGATGAAACCTGGCCTGGTGATTCATCCTCATCTAATGACAGTATATTATCAAATATATTGGTCCAGCTAGTCGTAGCCATGATTATCGGTGCTGTTGTAGTTGCTATTATGGCTTATAACTCTGGAGGCAAAATGACCGCCGGTAGTAATACTTATATGGACCCCAGCCAATCCGGACTGATTGGTCGTAGAGACCAATATATTAGAACACAAGTAACTCGTGTCAGAAAGCCTCAGAATAATAACTCAAACGGAGGCAAAGGTGGATTTAGTTCCGGAGGCTTTCGAGGGGGCGTTTCCAGCGGAGGAAGGTCTCATAGTTCAGGTGGCGGTCGCTTTTAA
- a CDS encoding SPFH domain-containing protein — MGLFSKQFANVVEWQEFREDMIFYKWNNDEIKKGSRLIIRPGQDAIFLYNGKIEGIFKDEGDYDIESQIIPFLSTLKGFKFGFNSGIRAEVLFINTKEFISKWGTQNAINIPAPNMPGGLPIRANGTFTFKVNDYVKLIDKIAGVKQSYLVEDVRLRIVAILDQLLMKWITKEGKDMFNLQANSFDIANGIRSDLDMQLFDSGLSVSGFTIMSFTYPEEIQKMINKNASFGMIGDMGRYQQAAMTEGISSGKVHGGGVASDMAGMMMGINMANQMMQNMNTPNSPANNSQTTPGSQSKPNFCPNCGTKTDGANFCSNCGHKLV; from the coding sequence ATGGGTTTATTTTCAAAGCAATTTGCCAATGTCGTAGAATGGCAGGAATTTCGTGAAGATATGATATTTTATAAATGGAATAATGATGAAATAAAGAAGGGAAGCCGTCTGATCATTCGCCCAGGTCAGGACGCTATCTTTCTATATAATGGTAAGATTGAGGGTATCTTTAAAGATGAAGGAGATTATGATATTGAATCCCAGATCATTCCTTTCCTATCAACACTGAAGGGCTTTAAATTCGGCTTCAATAGCGGTATCCGTGCGGAAGTACTCTTTATTAACACAAAAGAATTCATCTCTAAATGGGGAACTCAGAATGCTATTAATATTCCCGCTCCAAATATGCCAGGAGGATTACCCATCCGCGCGAATGGAACATTCACATTTAAGGTTAATGATTACGTAAAACTAATCGATAAAATTGCCGGTGTAAAACAAAGCTACCTAGTGGAGGATGTACGTCTTCGTATTGTTGCAATCCTTGACCAGCTTCTGATGAAATGGATTACAAAGGAAGGAAAGGATATGTTCAATCTTCAGGCAAATTCCTTTGATATTGCCAACGGTATTCGCTCCGATCTCGATATGCAGCTTTTTGACAGCGGATTATCTGTTAGTGGGTTTACCATTATGAGCTTCACATATCCGGAGGAGATTCAGAAAATGATTAACAAGAATGCTTCCTTTGGAATGATTGGTGATATGGGTCGTTACCAGCAGGCTGCCATGACAGAGGGTATATCCTCCGGTAAGGTACATGGCGGCGGTGTAGCTTCTGATATGGCCGGAATGATGATGGGAATCAATATGGCTAATCAAATGATGCAGAATATGAATACTCCGAATAGTCCGGCAAATAATAGTCAGACCACTCCTGGTTCCCAATCCAAACCGAACTTCTGTCCGAATTGCGGAACGAAAACGGATGGAGCCAATTTCTGTTCAAACTGTGGGCATAAACTAGTATAA
- a CDS encoding MarR family transcriptional regulator produces the protein MSKTNGGFLISKIKQLQDRIFGSLLRQYGIDEFNGAQGRILFVLWQEDNLPIVELSRRTSLAKTTLTSMLDRMENKGILIRSFDTADRRQIRILLTDKAKALNEQYNQVSEEMNQLFYKDFEEPEITMFEQYLQRILKNLEEEDKHE, from the coding sequence TTGTCAAAAACAAATGGCGGGTTTTTAATATCTAAGATAAAACAGTTGCAGGACCGGATCTTTGGCAGTTTATTACGGCAATATGGGATCGATGAATTTAATGGTGCACAGGGCAGAATACTATTCGTTCTGTGGCAGGAGGACAACCTTCCCATCGTAGAATTATCACGGCGTACCTCTTTAGCTAAAACAACACTGACCAGTATGCTGGATCGTATGGAGAACAAAGGAATCCTTATAAGATCCTTTGACACTGCAGATAGGCGGCAAATTAGAATTCTACTAACAGATAAGGCAAAGGCCCTGAACGAGCAGTATAACCAAGTTTCAGAAGAAATGAACCAGCTATTTTATAAAGATTTTGAGGAACCGGAAATAACAATGTTTGAGCAATATCTACAACGAATATTAAAGAATTTAGAGGAGGAAGATAAACATGAATGA
- a CDS encoding pyridoxamine 5'-phosphate oxidase family protein, with translation MNEELKSEIKSLIEESKITYVSSVDANGFPNTKAMLTVLHDGIQTHYFSTNTSSKRVKQFHDNPKACIYFSDNEKFMGLMLIGTMEVCRDRKHREMLWFDGAEMYYPKGIDDEDYCVLKFQAETGNYYHGLKNHTFTIDEYNRI, from the coding sequence ATGAATGAAGAACTAAAATCTGAAATCAAATCACTTATTGAGGAATCGAAAATTACATACGTATCCTCGGTAGACGCAAATGGTTTTCCAAATACGAAAGCCATGTTAACTGTATTACATGACGGAATTCAAACTCACTATTTTTCCACTAATACTTCCTCGAAACGTGTAAAGCAATTTCATGACAATCCGAAGGCATGTATTTATTTCAGCGACAACGAAAAGTTCATGGGGCTTATGCTAATTGGAACAATGGAGGTATGCAGGGATCGAAAGCATAGGGAAATGTTATGGTTTGATGGAGCCGAGATGTATTACCCAAAAGGAATAGACGATGAAGATTATTGTGTCCTTAAATTCCAAGCAGAAACAGGCAATTATTATCATGGCCTGAAAAACCATACCTTTACTATCGATGAATATAACCGCATATAA
- a CDS encoding nitroreductase family protein — MDLYTAINQRHTIRDFQDKEVPTDVLHRILNAGLKAPTNDHMRNWEFIVITDPVEKAKIISKIPKKISKKQVEDFLERCQMSDTSQRAMYMDAVPKQYQMLYYSSALVLPLFRQDTPLLKPKTLSDLNAFASIWCCIDHILLAATAEGLGVALRIPFDKEIKYLKEVLGHPDNYFMPCYLSIGYPVENASLYKQHEFDIKEKLHINRW, encoded by the coding sequence TTGGATCTTTATACAGCGATCAATCAAAGACATACCATCCGGGACTTTCAGGATAAGGAGGTTCCAACGGATGTACTTCACAGAATCTTAAATGCCGGATTAAAGGCACCTACCAATGATCACATGCGTAACTGGGAGTTTATTGTTATTACGGATCCGGTAGAGAAGGCTAAAATTATTAGTAAAATACCAAAGAAAATATCAAAAAAGCAAGTTGAAGACTTTCTGGAACGTTGTCAAATGTCAGACACCAGCCAAAGAGCAATGTATATGGATGCCGTTCCGAAGCAATATCAAATGCTTTATTACTCAAGCGCATTGGTTCTTCCTTTATTCCGGCAGGATACACCATTGTTAAAACCGAAAACCCTTAGTGACTTAAATGCATTTGCTTCAATCTGGTGCTGTATTGATCATATCCTGCTTGCGGCTACTGCTGAGGGCTTGGGTGTTGCTCTTAGAATCCCCTTCGATAAAGAGATTAAGTATTTAAAGGAGGTCCTAGGTCATCCCGACAATTACTTCATGCCCTGTTATTTATCAATAGGTTATCCGGTAGAGAATGCATCTCTCTATAAGCAACATGAATTTGATATCAAGGAAAAGCTTCACATCAACCGTTGGTGA
- a CDS encoding phospho-sugar mutase: MDYKERYNEWLTNPYFDEATRAELTALQGNDNEIKERFYQDLEFGTGGLRGILGAGVNRMNIYTVRRATQGLANTIKKHGGEKMGVAIAYDSRRMSPEFALDTALCLAANGIHAYLFESLRPTPELSFSVRTLGCMAGVVVTASHNPPEYNGYKVYWEDGAQITAPKDAEIIKEVNSITDFSTAKTMKKEDAIAQGLLTIIGSEIDDEYMAELKKLVVNPISEEGKKLKIVYTPLHGTGNLPVRRILKEIGFDQVYVVPEQELPDSEFSTVGYPNPEDPKVFTIAQKLAKEVGADLILATDPDADRLGIMVKDEKGDYVLFNGNMTGALIAEYEFSQKAEKGILPKNAALIKTIVTGNISDLIAENYNARLIEVLTGFKYIGEQIKLFEQTGSNEYVFGYEESYGCLVGTHARDKDAVVAVMALCEAAAYYKSKGITLHEQMSNIYKKYGYFKEDLVSVTLKGIEGMEKIKEIMANYRKNPPKKVGDYMVMKLRDYQADTITDMENGTVTPTGLPKSDVLYFDLNDNAWCAVRPSGTEPKIKFYFGVKGETMADAEARLNKLMNDEVFKV; encoded by the coding sequence ATGGATTATAAGGAGAGATATAACGAATGGTTGACAAACCCATACTTTGATGAGGCAACCAGAGCAGAATTAACTGCACTGCAGGGAAATGATAATGAAATCAAGGAAAGATTTTATCAAGATCTAGAGTTTGGTACCGGTGGACTTCGTGGTATCTTAGGAGCCGGTGTAAACCGAATGAATATATACACAGTAAGACGTGCAACGCAAGGCCTGGCAAATACCATTAAAAAACATGGTGGGGAGAAGATGGGTGTAGCGATTGCATATGATTCCAGAAGAATGTCACCGGAATTTGCTTTAGATACCGCTCTTTGTCTTGCTGCTAATGGTATTCACGCATATTTATTCGAATCGCTCAGACCTACGCCGGAATTATCATTTTCTGTTCGTACCTTAGGCTGCATGGCAGGTGTCGTTGTTACAGCAAGTCACAATCCTCCGGAATATAATGGTTATAAGGTATACTGGGAGGATGGTGCACAGATTACCGCTCCTAAGGATGCTGAAATAATCAAGGAGGTTAACTCCATTACTGATTTTTCAACAGCCAAAACAATGAAGAAGGAAGATGCGATTGCTCAGGGCCTTTTAACGATAATCGGTTCTGAAATCGATGACGAGTATATGGCCGAGCTTAAGAAGCTCGTTGTAAATCCAATCAGTGAAGAAGGAAAGAAGCTAAAAATCGTATACACACCATTACATGGAACAGGAAATCTTCCTGTTAGAAGAATTCTTAAGGAAATTGGTTTTGATCAGGTATATGTGGTACCGGAACAGGAATTACCGGATTCAGAATTCTCAACAGTGGGATATCCAAATCCTGAAGATCCCAAGGTATTCACTATTGCGCAGAAGCTGGCTAAGGAGGTAGGGGCAGATTTGATACTTGCTACCGATCCGGATGCAGACCGTCTTGGAATCATGGTAAAGGATGAAAAGGGTGATTATGTTCTCTTCAATGGTAATATGACCGGTGCTTTAATTGCGGAGTATGAATTCTCACAAAAAGCAGAGAAGGGTATACTTCCAAAGAATGCAGCATTGATTAAGACCATCGTTACAGGAAATATATCGGATCTAATTGCAGAGAATTATAATGCACGATTGATTGAAGTATTAACCGGTTTTAAATATATCGGTGAACAAATTAAGCTATTTGAACAGACAGGATCGAATGAGTATGTATTTGGCTATGAAGAAAGCTATGGATGCCTGGTTGGAACCCACGCAAGAGATAAAGATGCAGTTGTTGCGGTTATGGCATTATGTGAAGCAGCAGCTTATTATAAATCCAAGGGTATTACTCTTCATGAGCAGATGAGCAATATATATAAGAAGTATGGTTACTTTAAAGAGGATCTGGTATCTGTAACCCTTAAGGGAATTGAGGGAATGGAGAAAATTAAAGAGATTATGGCAAATTACCGCAAGAACCCTCCTAAGAAGGTCGGAGATTATATGGTAATGAAGCTAAGAGATTATCAGGCAGATACCATAACTGATATGGAAAACGGAACAGTAACGCCAACCGGACTTCCAAAATCCGATGTTCTTTATTTTGACCTGAATGACAATGCATGGTGTGCTGTAAGACCATCCGGTACCGAACCAAAGATTAAGTTCTATTTCGGTGTAAAGGGTGAGACTATGGCGGATGCAGAAGCCAGATTAAATAAACTAATGAATGATGAAGTATTTAAAGTTTGA